In Acaryochloris marina S15, a single genomic region encodes these proteins:
- a CDS encoding fatty acid desaturase, whose amino-acid sequence MTASLVKSDPQLRTLTDPTITLQDVIKSLPKDCFKQNAAKAWTGAIINVLMVALGYVAIINSPWYLLPIAWIFTGTALTGFFVIGHDAGHRSFAKNRWVNDLVGHLFMAPLVYPFHCWRILHNFHHTHTNELDVDNAWRPFDGAEYESLDPVIRTVYEQIRGYFWWVGSIVHWANLHFNWNSFDEKDRDDVKLSIGVAVLFAAIAFPAIIYTAGIWGFVKFWLIPWMVYHFWMSTFTIVHHTASDIPFQPTEVWNAAEAQLVGSVHCKYPGWVEFLCHDINVHVPHHVSTAIPSYNLRMAHKSLKENWGQYVYEREFNWALMKEISEECHLYDSEKAYKSFKDHAAG is encoded by the coding sequence ATGACTGCATCCCTTGTCAAGTCTGACCCTCAATTGCGGACGCTTACAGATCCGACGATTACCCTACAAGATGTTATCAAATCTCTGCCCAAGGATTGCTTTAAGCAAAATGCAGCGAAGGCTTGGACGGGTGCCATCATCAATGTGCTGATGGTCGCTTTGGGCTATGTAGCAATTATCAATTCTCCTTGGTATTTGCTACCCATCGCCTGGATCTTTACGGGCACGGCCCTGACGGGTTTCTTTGTGATTGGTCATGATGCAGGGCATCGATCTTTTGCTAAAAACCGGTGGGTCAACGATCTGGTGGGGCATCTGTTTATGGCACCTCTGGTCTATCCCTTTCATTGCTGGCGCATCCTGCATAACTTTCACCATACGCATACCAATGAGCTGGATGTAGATAATGCTTGGCGGCCTTTTGATGGTGCTGAATATGAAAGCCTGGATCCTGTCATTCGCACAGTCTATGAGCAAATTCGCGGCTATTTCTGGTGGGTCGGCTCTATCGTTCACTGGGCCAACCTGCATTTTAACTGGAATTCCTTTGATGAAAAGGATCGAGATGATGTCAAGCTTTCTATTGGCGTTGCCGTATTGTTTGCTGCGATCGCATTTCCTGCCATCATCTACACCGCTGGCATTTGGGGCTTCGTCAAGTTTTGGTTGATTCCTTGGATGGTCTACCACTTCTGGATGAGCACCTTTACCATCGTTCACCACACGGCGTCCGATATTCCCTTTCAACCCACTGAAGTCTGGAACGCTGCAGAAGCTCAGCTGGTGGGTTCAGTGCACTGTAAATATCCTGGCTGGGTTGAGTTTCTCTGCCACGATATCAATGTCCATGTTCCTCACCACGTTTCCACGGCGATTCCTTCCTACAATCTGCGCATGGCCCACAAAAGCCTGAAGGAAAACTGGGGTCAGTACGTGTATGAGCGCGAATTTAACTGGGCCTTGATGAAAGAAATTTCTGAAGAATGCCACCTTTACGATTCTGAGAAAGCCTATAAGTCTTTCAAAGATCATGCAGCGGGTTAA